In Streptomyces asoensis, a single genomic region encodes these proteins:
- the rpsD gene encoding 30S ribosomal protein S4 encodes MANQSRPKVKKSRALGIALTPKAVKYFEARPYPPGEHGRGRKQNSDYKVRLLEKQRLRAQYDVSERQLVRAYERASKVQGKTGEALIIELERRLDALVLRSGIARTIYQARQMVVHGHIEVNGQKVDKPSFRVKPDDVVMVRERSRGKTLFEVARAGGFAPDGETPRYLQVNLGALAFRLDREPNRKEIPVICDEQLVVEYYAR; translated from the coding sequence GTGGCGAACCAGTCCCGCCCCAAGGTCAAGAAGTCGCGTGCCCTCGGCATCGCGCTGACCCCGAAGGCCGTCAAGTACTTCGAGGCCCGCCCCTACCCGCCGGGTGAGCACGGCCGCGGCCGCAAGCAGAACTCGGACTACAAGGTCCGTCTGCTCGAGAAGCAGCGTCTGCGCGCGCAGTACGACGTGTCCGAGCGCCAGCTCGTCCGCGCCTACGAGCGTGCCTCCAAGGTCCAGGGCAAGACCGGTGAGGCCCTGATCATCGAGCTCGAGCGCCGTCTCGACGCGCTGGTCCTGCGTTCGGGCATCGCCCGCACGATCTACCAGGCCCGCCAGATGGTCGTCCACGGCCACATCGAGGTCAACGGCCAGAAGGTCGACAAGCCGTCCTTCCGTGTCAAGCCGGACGACGTCGTCATGGTCCGCGAGCGCAGCCGCGGCAAGACGCTGTTCGAGGTCGCCCGCGCCGGTGGCTTCGCCCCCGACGGCGAGACCCCGCGCTACCTCCAGGTGAACCTCGGCGCCCTGGCGTTCCGCCTGGACCGCGAGCCGAACCGCAAGGAGATCCCGGTGATCTGCGACGAGCAGCTCGTCGTCGAGTACTACGCCCGCTGA
- the alaS gene encoding alanine--tRNA ligase produces MESAEIRRRWLSFYEERGHTVVPSASLIADDPTLLLVPAGMVPFKPYFLGEVKPPWARATSVQKCVRTPDIEEVGKTTRHGTFFQMCGNFSFGDYFKEGAIKYAWELLTTPQDEGGYGLEPERLWITVYKDDDEAERIWHEIVGVPKERIQRLGMKDNYWSMGVPGPCGPCSEINYDRGPEFGVEGGPAVNDERYVEIWNLVFMQYERGEGIGKDNFEILGELPSKNIDTGLGLERLAMILQGVQNMYEIDTSMAVIRKATELTGVEYGDSHASDVSLRVVTDHMRTSVMLIGDGVTPGNEGRGYVLRRIMRRAIRNMRLLGATGPVVKDLIDTVIEMMGRQYPELVSERQRIETVALAEEAAFLKTLKAGTNILDTAITETKQSGGAVLAGDKAFLLHDTWGFPIDLTLEMAAEQGLSVDEDGFRRLMKDQRDKAKADARAKKTGHAGAGAYREIADQAGATDFIGYSDTEGESTIVGILVDGASSPAATEGDEVEIVLDRTPFYAEGGGQIGDTGRIRLDTGAVVEIRDTQKPVPGVYVHKGVVQVGEVTVGAKAHASIDQRRRTAIARAHSATHLTHQALRDALGPTAAQAGSENQPGRFRFDFGSPSAVPTAVMTDVEQKINEVLARDLDVQAEVMGIDEAKKQGAIAEFGEKYGERVRVVTIGDFSKELCGGTHVHNTAQLGLVKLLGESSIGSGVRRIEALVGVDAYNFLAREHTVVAQLQELIKGRPEELPEKVSAMLGKLKDAEKEIEKFRAEKVLQAAAGLVESAKDVRGVALVTGQVPDGTTPDDLRRLVLDVRGRIQGGRAAVVALFTVSNGKPLTVIATNEAARERGLKAGELVRTAAKTLGGGGGGKPDVAQGGGQNPAAVGDAVDAVERLVAETAK; encoded by the coding sequence ATGGAGTCGGCCGAGATCCGCCGCCGCTGGCTGAGCTTCTACGAGGAGCGCGGGCACACCGTCGTCCCTTCGGCGTCGCTCATCGCGGACGACCCGACTCTGCTCCTGGTCCCCGCCGGCATGGTCCCCTTCAAGCCGTACTTCCTCGGTGAGGTCAAGCCCCCGTGGGCGCGCGCCACCAGCGTGCAGAAGTGCGTGCGCACACCCGACATCGAAGAGGTCGGCAAGACCACCCGCCACGGCACGTTCTTCCAGATGTGCGGCAACTTCTCCTTCGGCGACTACTTCAAGGAAGGCGCCATCAAGTACGCCTGGGAGCTGCTCACCACGCCCCAGGACGAGGGCGGTTACGGCCTGGAGCCCGAGCGGCTCTGGATCACCGTCTACAAGGACGACGACGAGGCCGAACGCATCTGGCACGAGATCGTCGGCGTGCCGAAGGAGCGCATCCAGCGCCTCGGCATGAAGGACAACTACTGGTCCATGGGCGTCCCCGGACCCTGTGGCCCCTGTTCCGAGATCAACTACGACCGCGGCCCCGAGTTCGGCGTCGAGGGCGGCCCGGCCGTCAACGACGAGCGGTACGTGGAGATCTGGAACCTGGTCTTCATGCAGTACGAGCGCGGCGAGGGCATCGGCAAGGACAACTTCGAGATCCTGGGCGAGCTGCCGAGCAAGAACATCGACACGGGCCTCGGCCTGGAGCGCCTCGCCATGATTCTGCAGGGCGTGCAGAACATGTACGAGATCGACACCTCGATGGCCGTCATCAGGAAGGCCACCGAGCTGACCGGTGTCGAGTACGGCGACTCCCACGCCTCGGACGTCTCCCTGCGCGTGGTCACCGACCACATGCGCACCTCCGTGATGCTCATCGGTGACGGCGTCACCCCCGGCAACGAGGGCCGCGGCTACGTGCTGCGCCGCATCATGCGCCGCGCCATCCGCAACATGCGCCTCCTCGGCGCCACCGGCCCGGTCGTCAAGGACCTCATCGACACCGTCATCGAGATGATGGGCCGGCAGTACCCGGAGCTCGTCTCCGAGCGGCAGCGCATCGAGACGGTGGCCCTCGCCGAGGAGGCCGCCTTCCTCAAGACGCTCAAGGCCGGCACGAACATCCTCGACACGGCCATCACCGAGACGAAGCAGTCCGGCGGCGCGGTCCTCGCCGGCGACAAGGCCTTCCTGCTCCACGACACCTGGGGCTTCCCGATCGACCTCACCCTGGAGATGGCCGCCGAACAGGGCCTCTCCGTGGACGAGGACGGCTTCCGCCGCCTGATGAAGGATCAGCGGGACAAGGCCAAGGCCGACGCCCGGGCCAAGAAGACCGGCCACGCCGGCGCGGGCGCCTACCGCGAGATCGCCGACCAGGCCGGGGCCACCGACTTCATCGGCTACTCCGACACCGAGGGCGAGTCGACGATCGTCGGCATCCTCGTCGACGGCGCCTCCTCGCCCGCCGCCACCGAGGGCGACGAGGTCGAGATCGTCCTCGACCGCACCCCGTTCTACGCCGAGGGCGGCGGCCAGATCGGCGACACCGGCCGCATCAGGCTGGACACCGGCGCCGTCGTCGAGATCCGCGACACCCAGAAGCCGGTGCCCGGCGTGTACGTCCACAAGGGCGTCGTCCAGGTCGGCGAGGTCACGGTCGGCGCCAAGGCCCACGCCTCGATCGACCAGCGCCGCCGCACGGCCATCGCCCGCGCCCACTCGGCCACCCACCTCACGCACCAGGCGCTGCGCGACGCCCTCGGCCCGACGGCCGCCCAGGCCGGTTCCGAGAACCAGCCCGGCCGCTTCCGCTTCGACTTCGGCTCGCCGTCCGCCGTCCCGACGGCCGTGATGACCGACGTCGAGCAGAAGATCAACGAGGTCCTCGCCCGCGACCTGGACGTCCAGGCCGAGGTCATGGGCATCGACGAGGCCAAGAAGCAGGGCGCCATCGCCGAGTTCGGCGAGAAGTACGGCGAGCGGGTCCGGGTCGTGACCATCGGCGACTTCTCCAAGGAGCTGTGCGGCGGCACGCACGTGCACAACACCGCCCAGCTGGGTCTGGTGAAGCTGCTCGGCGAGTCGTCGATCGGCTCGGGTGTCCGCCGCATCGAGGCCCTGGTCGGGGTGGACGCCTACAACTTCCTGGCCCGTGAGCACACGGTCGTCGCCCAGCTCCAGGAGCTGATCAAGGGGCGTCCCGAGGAGCTCCCGGAGAAGGTCTCCGCCATGCTCGGCAAGCTGAAGGACGCCGAGAAGGAGATCGAGAAGTTCCGCGCGGAGAAGGTCCTCCAGGCCGCCGCCGGTCTCGTGGAGTCCGCCAAGGACGTCCGCGGAGTGGCCCTGGTCACCGGTCAGGTCCCGGACGGCACCACTCCCGACGACCTGCGGCGCCTGGTGCTGGACGTGCGCGGCCGCATCCAGGGCGGCCGGGCCGCCGTGGTCGCCCTGTTCACGGTCAGCAACGGCAAGCCGCTGACGGTCATCGCCACCAACGAGGCGGCCCGCGAGCGCGGCCTCAAGGCCGGCGAGCTGGTCCGGACGGCCGCCAAGACCCTCGGCGGCGGCGGTGGCGGCAAGCCGGACGTCGCCCAGGGCGGTGGCCAGAACCCGGCCGCCGTCGGTGACGCCGTCGACGCCGTCGAGCGGCTCGTGGCGGAAACGGCCAAGTGA
- the ruvX gene encoding Holliday junction resolvase RuvX, which produces MRKGRRLAVDVGDARIGVASCDPDGILATPVETVPGRDVPAAHRRLKQLVEEYEPIEVVVGLPRSLKGGEGPAAVKVRAFARDLANNIAPVSVRLVDERMTTVTASQGLRASGVKSKKGRSVIDQAAAVIILQQALESERVSGAAPGEGVEVVI; this is translated from the coding sequence ATGAGGAAGGGCCGTCGGCTTGCGGTCGACGTCGGGGACGCCCGGATCGGGGTCGCCTCGTGCGACCCCGACGGGATCCTCGCCACGCCGGTGGAGACGGTCCCCGGCCGGGACGTCCCGGCCGCCCATCGCCGGCTGAAGCAGCTGGTCGAGGAGTACGAACCCATCGAGGTCGTCGTCGGTCTGCCCCGCTCCCTCAAGGGGGGCGAGGGCCCCGCCGCGGTGAAGGTCCGCGCTTTCGCACGGGATCTGGCGAACAACATCGCTCCCGTATCCGTACGTCTGGTGGACGAGCGGATGACGACCGTGACAGCCAGTCAGGGTCTGCGTGCCTCGGGCGTGAAGTCGAAGAAGGGCCGCTCGGTGATCGACCAGGCAGCCGCTGTGATCATCCTTCAGCAGGCGCTGGAATCCGAACGGGTGTCAGGTGCGGCGCCGGGCGAGGGCGTCGAAGTGGTCATCTGA
- the aroC gene encoding chorismate synthase produces MSRLRWLTAGESHGPALVATLEGLPAGVPITTEMVADHLARRRLGYGRGARMKFERDEVTFLGGVRHGLTMGSPVAVMVGNTEWPKWEQVMAADPVDPEVLAGLARNAPLTRPRPGHADLAGMQKYGFDEARPILERASARETAARVALGAVARSYLKETAGIEIVSHVVELAAAKAPYGVYPTPADVERLDADPVRCLDADASKAMVAEIDQAHKDGDTLGGVVEVLAYDVPVGLGSHVHWDRRLDARLAAALMGIQAIKGVEVGDGFDLARVPGSKAHDEILTTDEGIRRASGRSGGTEGGLTTGELLRVRAAMKPIATVPRALRTVDVTTGEATQAHHQRSDVCAVPAAGIVAEAMVALVLADAVAEKFGGDSVPETRRNVRSYLDNLHIR; encoded by the coding sequence TTGAGCAGGCTGCGTTGGCTGACCGCGGGGGAGTCCCACGGTCCCGCACTTGTCGCGACGCTGGAGGGCCTTCCCGCCGGCGTGCCGATCACCACCGAGATGGTCGCCGACCACCTCGCGCGGCGGCGGCTCGGCTACGGTCGCGGAGCGCGGATGAAGTTCGAGCGCGACGAGGTCACCTTCCTCGGTGGCGTCAGGCACGGCCTGACCATGGGTTCTCCGGTTGCCGTCATGGTGGGCAACACGGAATGGCCGAAGTGGGAACAGGTCATGGCGGCCGACCCGGTCGACCCCGAGGTGCTCGCGGGCCTCGCCCGTAACGCCCCGCTCACCCGCCCGCGCCCCGGCCACGCCGACCTCGCCGGGATGCAGAAGTACGGCTTCGACGAGGCCCGGCCGATCCTGGAGCGCGCCTCCGCGCGGGAGACCGCGGCCCGGGTCGCGCTCGGCGCGGTCGCCCGGTCGTACCTCAAGGAGACGGCCGGCATCGAGATCGTCTCCCACGTCGTCGAGCTGGCCGCCGCCAAGGCGCCCTACGGCGTGTACCCGACCCCGGCCGACGTCGAGCGGCTGGACGCCGACCCGGTGCGCTGCCTGGACGCGGACGCGTCGAAGGCGATGGTCGCGGAGATCGACCAGGCCCACAAGGACGGCGACACCCTCGGCGGCGTCGTCGAGGTGCTCGCCTACGACGTCCCCGTGGGGCTCGGCTCGCACGTGCACTGGGACCGCCGGCTGGACGCCCGGCTCGCCGCCGCGCTCATGGGCATCCAGGCGATCAAGGGCGTCGAGGTCGGCGACGGCTTCGACCTCGCGCGGGTCCCGGGGTCCAAGGCGCACGACGAGATCCTCACCACCGACGAGGGGATCCGGCGCGCCTCGGGCCGCTCCGGCGGCACCGAGGGCGGTCTGACCACCGGTGAGCTGCTGCGCGTGCGCGCGGCGATGAAGCCGATCGCGACCGTGCCGCGGGCCCTGCGCACGGTGGACGTCACCACCGGCGAGGCGACCCAGGCCCACCACCAGCGCTCCGACGTGTGCGCCGTGCCGGCCGCCGGGATCGTCGCCGAGGCGATGGTCGCGCTGGTGCTGGCGGACGCGGTGGCGGAGAAGTTCGGCGGCGACAGCGTCCCCGAGACCCGCCGCAACGTGCGGTCGTACCTCGACAACCTGCACATCCGATGA
- the mltG gene encoding endolytic transglycosylase MltG: protein MTEYGRGSGSEPWHPEDPLYGDGGWEGQQAHTGHDPAYGGQQHHHYPQQQTQQSQYGDWGHGQPQSYDQQQYDQQHHAQQQHPQQYDQQQHPQGYEQQQYGQQYQGYGQQQFVQQNQQTYPEGYQEGGWDGTGTHAHVPYAADPGDPYGQQAAAYGAEQPDFYGTPEAYPPPEPPARRRAEPEPDPEPEPETAGEADPAAKPDWDPGPDQGEHAFFAGGGADEDEDDEPEGRGDRRGRGGKGTKPKKKSRNGCACLVVVLVFGGGVAGVGYFGYDYYKNRYAAAPDFAGSGTRQQVSVQVPKGSGGAAIGRLLKDAGVVKSVDAFVSAFTGNPKAGSIQAGAYILKKEMSAKSAVEMMLDPKSQANVMVTPGQRNVAVYKAIDAKLGLAAGTTRKVAEKEYKALGLPGWANDSADIKDPLEGFLFPGTYGAAKGMKPEAVLKPMVAHANDVYGGYDLAAKAKALKLTSPLQVITVASLVQAEGKTHDDYRKMAEVVYNRLKPTNDQTNQLLQFDSTFNYLKGESNINISESEINSNKDPYNTYTNKGLPPGPIGNPGEDALKATMNPTTEGWIYFVATDGENNTEFAKTYAQFKKLKEKFDASSGN, encoded by the coding sequence ATGACTGAGTATGGCCGGGGCTCCGGCTCCGAACCGTGGCATCCGGAGGACCCGTTGTACGGGGACGGCGGATGGGAAGGGCAGCAGGCCCACACGGGTCATGACCCTGCCTACGGCGGCCAGCAGCACCATCACTACCCGCAGCAGCAGACGCAGCAGTCGCAGTACGGCGACTGGGGCCACGGACAGCCGCAGTCGTACGACCAGCAGCAGTACGACCAGCAACACCACGCGCAGCAGCAGCACCCCCAGCAGTACGACCAGCAGCAGCACCCCCAGGGATACGAGCAGCAGCAGTACGGCCAGCAGTACCAGGGGTACGGCCAGCAGCAGTTCGTCCAGCAGAACCAGCAGACCTACCCCGAGGGGTACCAGGAGGGCGGCTGGGACGGCACCGGCACCCACGCCCACGTCCCCTACGCGGCCGACCCCGGTGACCCCTACGGCCAGCAGGCCGCGGCCTACGGCGCCGAACAGCCCGACTTCTACGGCACCCCGGAGGCGTACCCGCCGCCGGAGCCGCCCGCCCGGCGGCGCGCCGAGCCCGAACCCGACCCGGAGCCCGAGCCCGAGACGGCCGGGGAGGCCGATCCGGCCGCGAAGCCCGACTGGGACCCCGGACCCGACCAGGGCGAGCACGCCTTCTTCGCGGGCGGCGGGGCCGACGAGGACGAGGACGACGAGCCGGAGGGCCGGGGCGACCGGCGGGGCCGGGGCGGCAAGGGCACCAAGCCCAAGAAGAAGAGCCGCAACGGCTGCGCCTGTCTGGTCGTCGTGCTGGTGTTCGGCGGCGGTGTCGCCGGCGTCGGCTACTTCGGCTACGACTACTACAAGAATCGTTACGCCGCGGCTCCCGACTTCGCGGGCTCGGGAACCCGCCAGCAGGTGAGCGTCCAGGTGCCCAAGGGCTCCGGCGGCGCGGCCATCGGCCGGCTGCTCAAGGACGCCGGCGTCGTCAAGAGCGTCGACGCGTTCGTCTCCGCGTTCACCGGCAACCCCAAGGCCGGCAGCATCCAGGCGGGCGCGTACATCCTGAAGAAGGAGATGTCCGCCAAGAGCGCCGTGGAGATGATGCTCGACCCGAAGAGCCAGGCCAACGTGATGGTCACCCCCGGGCAGCGCAACGTGGCCGTCTACAAGGCCATCGACGCCAAACTCGGACTGGCCGCGGGAACCACCAGGAAGGTCGCGGAGAAGGAGTACAAGGCGCTCGGTCTGCCCGGCTGGGCGAACGACAGCGCCGACATCAAGGACCCGCTGGAGGGCTTCCTCTTCCCGGGCACCTACGGCGCGGCCAAGGGCATGAAGCCGGAGGCCGTCCTGAAGCCGATGGTCGCCCACGCCAACGACGTGTACGGCGGCTACGACCTCGCCGCCAAGGCCAAGGCGCTCAAGCTGACCAGCCCGTTGCAGGTCATCACCGTCGCCAGCCTCGTCCAGGCCGAGGGCAAGACCCACGACGACTACCGCAAGATGGCCGAGGTCGTCTACAACCGGCTCAAGCCGACGAACGACCAGACCAACCAACTGCTCCAGTTCGACTCGACCTTCAACTACCTGAAGGGCGAGAGCAACATCAACATCAGCGAGTCCGAGATCAACAGCAACAAGGACCCGTACAACACCTACACCAACAAGGGCCTGCCGCCCGGTCCGATCGGCAACCCCGGTGAGGACGCGCTGAAGGCCACGATGAATCCGACCACCGAGGGCTGGATCTACTTCGTGGCGACCGACGGCGAGAACAACACCGAATTCGCCAAGACGTACGCGCAGTTCAAGAAACTCAAGGAAAAGTTCGATGCCAGCTCGGGCAACTGA
- a CDS encoding replication-associated recombination protein A: MEPDLFTAAAEDRQEKDPAGSPLAVRMRPRALDEVVGQQHLLKPGSPLRRLVGEGASGPAGPSSVILWGPPGTGKTTLAYVVSKATDKRFVELSAITAGVKEVRAVIDGARRAIGGYGKETVLFLDEIHRFSKAQQDSLLPAVENRWVTLIAATTENPYFSVISPLLSRSLLLTLESLTDDDLRGLVRRAVADERGLAGAVTLPEETEDHLLRIAGGDARRALTALEAAAGAALDQDGTAVTLETLEQTVDRAAVKYDRDGDQHYDVASALIKSIRGSDVDAALHYLARMIEAGEDPRFIARRLMISASEDIGLADPNALPIAVAAAQAVAMIGFPEAALTLSHVTIALALAPKSNAATTAIGAALDDVRKGLAGPVPPHLRDGHYKGAAKLGHAQGYVYPHDLPEGIAAQQYAPDALKNRAYYEPTRHGAEARYADAVEWTRQRLGREGS, from the coding sequence GTGGAGCCCGACCTGTTCACCGCCGCAGCCGAAGACCGCCAGGAGAAGGACCCCGCCGGGAGCCCCCTGGCGGTCAGGATGCGCCCGCGCGCCCTCGACGAGGTGGTGGGCCAGCAGCACCTGCTGAAGCCCGGCTCACCCCTGCGCCGCCTGGTCGGCGAGGGGGCGAGCGGCCCGGCCGGACCCTCCTCGGTGATCCTCTGGGGACCGCCCGGCACCGGCAAGACGACCCTGGCCTACGTCGTCTCCAAGGCCACCGACAAGCGGTTCGTGGAGCTGTCGGCGATCACCGCGGGCGTCAAGGAGGTCCGCGCGGTCATCGACGGCGCCCGCCGCGCCATCGGCGGCTACGGCAAGGAGACCGTCCTCTTCCTCGACGAGATCCACCGCTTCAGCAAGGCCCAGCAGGACTCCCTGCTGCCGGCCGTCGAGAACCGCTGGGTGACCCTGATTGCGGCGACCACGGAGAACCCCTACTTCTCGGTCATCTCGCCCCTGCTCTCCCGCTCCCTGCTGCTGACCCTCGAGTCCCTCACCGACGACGACCTGCGCGGCCTCGTCCGGCGGGCGGTGGCCGACGAGCGCGGTCTCGCCGGAGCCGTCACCCTCCCCGAGGAGACCGAGGACCACCTGCTGCGCATCGCCGGCGGTGACGCCCGCCGCGCGCTCACCGCCCTGGAGGCCGCCGCCGGAGCCGCCCTCGACCAGGACGGGACGGCCGTCACCCTGGAGACCCTGGAGCAGACGGTCGACCGCGCGGCGGTGAAGTACGACCGGGACGGCGACCAGCACTACGACGTCGCCAGCGCCCTCATCAAGTCGATCCGGGGGTCGGACGTCGACGCGGCCCTGCACTACCTGGCCCGCATGATCGAGGCCGGCGAGGACCCCCGCTTCATCGCCCGCCGCCTGATGATCTCCGCCAGCGAGGACATCGGCCTGGCCGACCCCAACGCCCTGCCGATCGCCGTCGCCGCCGCCCAGGCGGTCGCCATGATCGGCTTCCCCGAGGCCGCGCTCACCCTCAGCCACGTCACCATCGCCCTCGCCCTCGCGCCCAAGTCCAACGCCGCGACGACGGCGATCGGCGCCGCCCTGGACGACGTACGCAAGGGACTGGCGGGCCCCGTGCCGCCGCACCTGCGCGACGGCCACTACAAGGGCGCCGCCAAGCTGGGGCACGCCCAGGGCTACGTCTACCCGCACGACCTGCCCGAGGGCATCGCCGCCCAGCAGTACGCACCGGACGCCCTCAAGAACCGCGCGTACTACGAGCCCACCCGGCACGGCGCCGAGGCCCGCTACGCGGACGCGGTGGAGTGGACCAGACAGCGCCTCGGGCGCGAGGGGTCCTGA
- a CDS encoding shikimate dehydrogenase → MPARATDARRAAVLGSPIAHSLSPVLHRAAYEALGLTGWTYDRFDVGEEALASFVDGLGAEWAGLSLTMPLKRAVIPLLDEISETAASVDAVNTLVFTEDGRRVGDNTDIPGMVAALREHGVEQVGSAAVLGAGATASSALAALARVCCGEIVAYVRSAARADEMRRWGERLDVAVRIADWADAAEALSFPLVVATTPAGATDALAASVPERPATLFDVLYDPWPTRLAARWSMFGGAVVSGLDLLVHQAVLQVEQMTGRVPAPVEAMRKAGEHALASPRDDHGH, encoded by the coding sequence ATGCCAGCTCGGGCAACTGACGCCCGCCGGGCCGCGGTGCTCGGCAGCCCCATCGCCCACTCGCTCTCCCCGGTGCTGCACCGCGCCGCCTACGAGGCACTGGGCCTCACCGGCTGGACGTACGACCGCTTCGACGTCGGCGAGGAGGCGCTCGCGTCCTTCGTCGACGGGCTCGGCGCCGAGTGGGCCGGGCTGTCCCTGACCATGCCGCTCAAGCGCGCGGTCATCCCGCTGCTGGACGAGATCAGCGAGACGGCGGCCTCCGTGGACGCGGTCAACACCCTGGTGTTCACCGAGGACGGCCGCCGCGTCGGCGACAACACCGACATCCCCGGCATGGTCGCCGCCCTGCGCGAGCACGGCGTCGAGCAGGTCGGCTCGGCCGCGGTCCTCGGCGCCGGCGCCACCGCCTCCTCCGCGCTGGCGGCCCTGGCCCGGGTCTGCTGCGGCGAGATCGTCGCCTACGTCCGCAGCGCGGCCCGCGCCGACGAGATGCGCCGGTGGGGTGAGCGGCTCGACGTCGCCGTCCGGATCGCCGACTGGGCGGACGCCGCCGAGGCCCTGAGCTTCCCGCTCGTCGTCGCGACCACCCCGGCCGGGGCCACGGACGCCCTCGCCGCCTCGGTGCCCGAGCGCCCCGCCACCCTCTTCGACGTCCTCTACGACCCCTGGCCCACCCGGCTGGCGGCCCGCTGGTCCATGTTCGGCGGTGCCGTCGTCAGCGGCCTCGACCTGCTCGTGCACCAGGCCGTCCTCCAGGTGGAGCAGATGACCGGCCGCGTGCCGGCACCGGTGGAGGCGATGCGCAAGGCGGGCGAGCACGCCCTCGCCTCCCCCCGGGACGATCACGGCCACTGA
- a CDS encoding shikimate kinase, with product MSGPRVVLVGPMGVGKSTVGQLLAERLGVAYRDTDDDIVAEAGRSIAEIFVDEGEDAFRALEKRAVRRALTEHEGVLALGGGSILDADTRDLLAGQCVLYLAMDVEEAVRRTGLNTARPLLAVNPRKQWRELMEARRHLYEGVATAVVATDGRTPEEVSQVALDALELKEA from the coding sequence ATGAGCGGGCCGCGCGTGGTCCTGGTCGGCCCCATGGGCGTCGGCAAGTCCACCGTCGGGCAGCTGCTCGCCGAGCGGCTCGGTGTCGCCTACCGCGACACCGACGACGACATCGTCGCCGAGGCGGGCCGCAGCATCGCGGAGATCTTCGTCGACGAGGGCGAGGACGCCTTCCGCGCGCTCGAGAAGCGGGCCGTGCGGCGCGCGCTCACCGAGCACGAGGGCGTCCTGGCGCTCGGCGGCGGCTCGATCCTGGACGCGGACACCCGTGACCTGCTGGCCGGGCAGTGCGTGCTGTACCTGGCCATGGACGTCGAGGAGGCGGTCAGGCGCACGGGCCTCAACACGGCCCGCCCGCTGCTCGCCGTCAACCCGCGCAAGCAGTGGCGCGAGCTGATGGAAGCCCGCCGCCATCTGTACGAGGGCGTCGCCACCGCGGTCGTGGCCACGGACGGCCGAACGCCCGAAGAGGTCAGTCAAGTGGCCTTGGACGCTTTGGAGTTGAAGGAAGCATGA
- a CDS encoding DUF948 domain-containing protein codes for MRAVSGGEVAGILVAVFWAILVSFLAVALARLAQTLRATTRLVADVTEQAVPLLADASAAVRSAQTQIDRVDAIATDVQEVTSNASALSTTVASTFGGPLVKVAAFGYGVRRALGGRKDGMPAPEARRTVIVGRTVSRREKRKPRGKRD; via the coding sequence GTGCGCGCAGTGTCCGGTGGAGAGGTGGCCGGCATCCTGGTTGCCGTGTTCTGGGCGATCCTGGTCTCCTTCCTCGCCGTGGCGCTGGCGAGGCTGGCCCAGACCCTGAGGGCGACGACCAGACTCGTCGCGGACGTGACCGAACAGGCCGTCCCGCTGCTGGCCGACGCCTCCGCGGCGGTCCGTTCCGCGCAGACCCAGATCGACCGGGTCGACGCGATCGCCACCGACGTCCAGGAAGTCACGTCGAACGCCTCGGCACTGTCCACCACGGTCGCCTCCACCTTCGGCGGCCCCCTGGTGAAGGTGGCCGCCTTCGGCTACGGCGTGCGCCGGGCCCTCGGCGGCCGCAAGGACGGCATGCCCGCCCCCGAAGCCCGGCGGACCGTGATCGTGGGCCGTACGGTCTCCCGGCGGGAGAAGCGCAAGCCCCGTGGAAAGAGGGACTGA